In Onychostoma macrolepis isolate SWU-2019 chromosome 04, ASM1243209v1, whole genome shotgun sequence, one DNA window encodes the following:
- the LOC131538492 gene encoding gastrula zinc finger protein XlCGF8.2DB-like, translated as MKEERQDLNEVEEKYQDQKDHNVNGEKSVSCSIKKTEVKRPFSCSQCGRSFTCNKNLKDHMLIHAGIKSFSCSECGKSFTQKGQLQNHLVTHTSEKPFSCSQCGNCFTHKSNLKRHMLIHTGIKSFSCSECGKSFTYKVCLEKHMLIHTGIKPYSCSQCAKSFTSKGYLKSHMLIHTGKKPFTCAQCGKSFICKGILRDHMLIHTGIKSYSCSQCGKSFAHKSNLKRHMLIHTGKKPFSCSQCGKTCTQKGQLKIHLVTHTSEKPFSCSQCAKSFKHKGQLKIHLVIHTSENPFSCSQCGKSFAHKSNLKRHMLIHTG; from the coding sequence ATGAAAGAAGAAAGACAAGATCTGAATGAGGTGGAGGAGAAATATCAGGATCAGAAAGATCATAATGTCAATGGAGAAAAATCAGTGAGTTGCAGCATTAAAAAAACTGAAGTCAAAAggcctttcagctgctctcagtgcGGAAGGTCTTTCACATGTAACAAAAATCTTAAGGatcacatgttaattcatgctggGATAAAGTCTTTCAGCTGCTctgagtgtggaaagagttttacacagAAAGGACAACTTCAAAATCATTTGGTAACTCACACTTCAGAaaagcctttcagctgctctcagtgtggtaATTGTTTTACACATAAATCAAACCTTAAGAGGCACATGTTAATTCATACTGGGATAAAGTCTTTCAGCTGCTCtgagtgtggaaagagcttTACATATAAAGTTTGCCTTGAGAAGCACATGTTAATTCATACTGGAATAAAGCCTTacagctgctctcagtgtgcAAAGAGTTTCACAAGTAAAGGATACCTTAAGTCtcacatgttaattcatacTGGGAAAAAGCCTttcacctgtgctcagtgtggaaagagtttcatttGTAAAGGAATCCTGAGGGatcacatgttaattcatacTGGGATAAAGTCTTacagctgctctcagtgtggaaagagttttgcaCACAAATCAAACCTTAAGAGGCACATGTTAATTCATACTGGAAAaaagcctttcagctgctctcagtgtggaaagactTGTACACAGAAAGGACAACTTAAGATTCATTTGGTAACTCACACTTCAGAAAAacctttcagctgctctcaaTGTGCAAAGAGTTTCAAACACAAAGGACAACTTAAGATTCATTTGGTAATTCACACTTCAGAAAATCCTTTctcctgctctcagtgtggaaagagttttgcaCATAAATCAAACCTTAAGAGGCACATGTTAATTCATACTGGGTAA
- the LOC131539376 gene encoding G2/M phase-specific E3 ubiquitin-protein ligase-like: MLLQAGLGRRTVNVPEDACHNEITHILSETYPKMSELEGAWMLHKAMGGSGQRKLNLLTPEEEGYTGASLVKSWGGKGCLYIMPIQNTLDISPLPFTALEFQAMPKAQCVSCQEYVPLQLLGLHVNTCIQSKVKVETHCDDDIINLDDEVASGDVQPSHLESKVACPLCSQLFTKDDIYVHASVCGESNTNEGDADISEDTNEHFGSVSDILMSLEKKVDTSRSFNINVTREDLFQRGLKQWARQKQASPKNLLSVSFIGENGIDALRKEFLTGDGERGKNPKYSICDYQDNSFKTCGEIFATSLVQGGPAPNFLTRWCYHFLCHGEMDKDVGVLEVTDQDIKNLMTEVENAEGGERLIDLSDAIVACGYTGPINVDQKKAITDAIALHALVRLIPILNQLREGLRLYGLDEVLAQHTQMCQQLFVPGHLQEVNVDFLLLALSPDFSEEGSMRRQREMEGQSHVAAVHGTNGGGKRLSVRSFIQWVTGQAHVPLIESKREAFKITVNFDHDCDSRYGAHSLCYPIVNACAVAITFPTRHLATSQEFENNLTEAICGGYEFSGH, translated from the exons ATGCTTTTACAAGCTGGGTTAGGAAGAAGGACTGTAAATGTTCCAGAGGATGCTTGCCATAATGAG ATTACACACATTCTTTCTGAGACGTATCCAAAGATGTCAGAACTGGAGGGTGCCTGGATGCTGCACAAAGCCATGG GAGGATCAGGTCAACGGAAACTCAACTTGTTGACACCTGAAGAGGAAGGATACACAGGGGCCAGCCTTGTAAAGAGCTGGGGAGGCAAGGGCTGTCTCTACATTATGCCCATCCAGAACACACTGGACATTTCTCCCCTACCCTTCACAGCTCTGGAGTTCCAGGCCATGCCGAAAGCCCAGTGTGTGTCATGCCAGGAGTATGTGCCTCTGCAGCTCCTCGGTCTCCATGTCAATACATGTATCCAGTCTAAAGTCAAGGTTGAG acCCACTGTGATGATGACATTATCAACTTGGATGACGAAGTG GCATCTGGTGATGTGCAGCCATCACATTTGGAGAGTAAG gtTGCTTGTCCATTGTGCAGTCAACTATTTACAAAAGACGACATCTATGTGCATGCAAGTGTCTGCGGGGAGAG CAACACAAATGAGGGAGATGCAGATATTAGTGAGGACACCAATGAGCACTTCGGCAG CGTATCAGACATCCTGATGTCACTTGAAAAGAAAGTTGACACATCCCGGTCATTCAACATCAATGTGACAAGAGAGGACCTGTTTCAAAGGGGGCTGAAACAGTGGGCCAGACAAAAACAGGCCTCCCCAAAGAATCTCCTCAGTGTCTCCTTCATTGGAGAAAATGGAATAGACGCTCTTCGTAAAGAGTTCCTTACCG gAGATGGGGAAAGGGGCAAAAACCCTAAATACAGTATCTGTGACTACCAGGACAACAGTTTCAA GACTTGTGGGGAGATTTTTGCCACAAGTTTGGTGCAGGGGGGTCCTGCACCAAACTTCCTTACAAGATGGTGCTACCATTTCTTGTGCCATGGGGAGATGGACAAGGATGTTGGTGTACTTGAAGTCACTGATCAGGATATTAAAAATCTGATGACAGAG GTGGAAAATGCAGAAGGTGGAGAAAGGCTGATAGACTTATCAGATGCGATTGTGGCATGTGGCTACACTGGGCCAATAAATGTTGACCAAAAAAAGGCCATCACAGA TGCCATCGCTTTGCATGCACTGGTGAGGCTGATCCCGATCTTGAACCAGCTGCGTGAGGGATTGAGGCTCTACGGATTAGATGAGGTGTTAGCACAGCACACCCAGATGTGCCAGCAGCTCTTTGTCCCCGGCCACTTACAGGAA GTGAATGTAGACTTCCTTCTGCTTGCGCTATCTCCTGATTTCAGTGAGGAAGGGTCTATGAGACGGCAGCGAGAGATGGAAGGTCAAAGTCACGTGGCAGCTGTGCACGGAACAAATGGTGGGGGGAAGCGCCTGTCAGTCCGGAGCTTCATTCAGTGGGTCACAGGTCAGGCACATGTTCCACTGATCGAATCCAAGAGAGAGGCATTCAAGATAACTGTTAATTTTGATCATGACTGCGACTCCCGCTATGGGGCACATAGCCTTTGTTACCCCATTGTCAATGCTTGTGCTGTTGCCATTACATTTCCTACACGCCACTTAGCCACCTCCCAAGAGTTTGAAAACAACCTAACCGAGGCAATCTGTGGTGGTTACGAGTTCAGCGGACACTAA